Proteins co-encoded in one Flavobacterium fluviale genomic window:
- a CDS encoding dipeptidase produces the protein MFILDAHLDLSMNAMEWNRDLRNDVPTLRNLEKGMTDKPDRERATVSFPDLRRGNIGIVVATQIARFVKPDSIIPGWNSPEQAWSQTQGQLAWYKSMEEAGQMTQITDKKSLLNHFNLWNNGTPNDNKPIGYILSLEGADSIIDISYLEKAYNYGLRVVGPAHYGPGRYANGTDATGKMNQNGIELLKEMERLNIILDATHLCDDAFWQALDHFNGAVWASHNNCRALVDHNRQYSDEMIKALISKRAVIGGALDAWMMVPNWERGISDPKKMNCSLETAFKHMDHICQLAGNTNHIGIGSDLDGAFGTEQCPYDLDTIADLQKLVLIFKNHGYSDEDLKKIFHQNWIDFLVKHWD, from the coding sequence ATGTTTATACTAGATGCCCACTTAGATCTCAGCATGAATGCGATGGAATGGAATCGAGATCTGAGAAACGATGTTCCGACTTTACGAAACTTAGAAAAAGGAATGACCGACAAACCAGATCGCGAACGTGCAACGGTTTCTTTTCCTGATCTCAGAAGAGGTAATATCGGAATTGTGGTCGCCACTCAAATTGCAAGATTTGTAAAACCTGATAGTATTATTCCAGGATGGAATTCTCCAGAACAAGCTTGGTCGCAAACGCAAGGTCAGCTTGCATGGTATAAAAGCATGGAAGAAGCTGGGCAAATGACACAGATTACAGATAAAAAATCGCTTTTAAATCATTTTAATTTATGGAATAACGGAACTCCAAATGATAATAAACCGATTGGATATATTTTGAGTTTGGAAGGAGCAGATTCTATAATCGATATTTCTTATTTAGAAAAAGCCTATAATTACGGATTGAGAGTTGTTGGCCCCGCACATTATGGTCCAGGCCGATATGCAAACGGAACTGATGCAACTGGAAAAATGAATCAAAATGGCATCGAATTATTGAAAGAAATGGAGCGTTTAAATATTATTCTCGATGCAACGCATTTGTGCGACGATGCTTTTTGGCAAGCCTTGGATCATTTTAATGGTGCGGTTTGGGCAAGTCACAACAATTGCAGAGCTTTGGTTGATCATAATAGGCAATACAGTGATGAAATGATCAAAGCTTTAATTTCAAAACGAGCAGTTATTGGCGGCGCTTTAGATGCTTGGATGATGGTTCCAAATTGGGAAAGAGGAATTTCTGATCCAAAAAAAATGAATTGCAGCTTAGAAACTGCTTTCAAACACATGGATCACATTTGCCAGCTTGCGGGAAATACAAATCATATCGGAATTGGTTCTGATTTGGATGGCGCTTTTGGAACAGAACAATGTCCGTATGATTTAGACACGATTGCTGATTTACAAAAACTGGTTTTAATTTTTAAAAATCACGGTTATTCCGATGAAGATTTAAAGAAAATTTTTCATCAAAATTGGATTGATTTTTTAGTAAAACATTGGGATTAG
- a CDS encoding D-TA family PLP-dependent enzyme, whose translation MQKNWWKINSETLIDTPFLAVYEDRVRQNIEKLISYVKGDTQRLRPHIKTHKNAEVLELFKIYNIKRIKCATIAEAELAANQQIEDILLAYQPVGLKAERWISLIKKFPETHFSTIADNLKTASDLNEIAKRNNLVLSVYLDLNTGMNRTGFSISENWTGLIDAISQLKNLQFEGIHIYDGHIKGTVEERNLEASKSFEQIINKAENFKIVAGGSNTFPFYAAQENVECSPGTFVFWDSNYQIHLPEQDFKPALVIVGTIISKPTKNTFCVDIGYKAVSSENPIDKRLSILNDENLIPTAHSEEHLILENKGQNQYEIGDIIYAEPYHVCPTVALYDNLQAVNKKQQIYAQWPVGARVRKNTI comes from the coding sequence ATGCAAAAGAACTGGTGGAAAATAAATTCCGAAACACTTATCGACACTCCGTTTTTAGCAGTTTACGAAGATCGAGTACGTCAAAATATCGAAAAGTTGATTTCTTATGTAAAAGGCGACACGCAGCGATTGCGTCCGCACATTAAAACACATAAAAATGCCGAAGTTTTAGAGCTTTTTAAAATTTACAACATCAAGAGAATAAAATGCGCTACAATAGCTGAAGCAGAACTTGCCGCAAATCAGCAGATCGAAGATATTCTTTTAGCGTATCAACCTGTTGGATTAAAAGCGGAAAGATGGATTTCATTAATTAAAAAATTTCCTGAAACTCATTTTTCAACTATTGCAGACAATCTGAAAACAGCATCAGATTTAAACGAAATTGCTAAAAGAAATAATCTCGTTCTTTCTGTTTATTTGGATTTAAATACAGGAATGAACCGAACTGGTTTTTCGATTTCAGAAAATTGGACTGGTTTAATTGATGCTATTTCACAATTAAAAAATCTTCAGTTTGAAGGAATTCATATTTATGACGGCCACATAAAAGGAACTGTTGAAGAAAGAAATTTAGAAGCTTCTAAGTCTTTTGAACAGATTATCAATAAAGCAGAAAACTTTAAAATTGTCGCTGGCGGTTCTAACACTTTTCCGTTTTATGCAGCGCAGGAAAATGTAGAGTGCAGTCCGGGAACTTTTGTTTTTTGGGATTCGAATTATCAAATTCATTTACCTGAACAAGATTTCAAACCTGCGTTAGTAATCGTTGGAACAATAATTTCTAAACCGACTAAAAATACATTTTGCGTAGATATTGGTTATAAAGCCGTTTCATCTGAAAATCCGATTGATAAAAGATTGTCCATTTTAAATGATGAAAACTTGATTCCAACCGCACATTCAGAAGAACATTTGATTCTTGAAAATAAAGGTCAAAACCAATATGAAATTGGCGATATTATTTATGCTGAACCTTATCATGTCTGCCCGACTGTTGCTTTGTACGATAATCTTCAGGCAGTAAACAAAAAACAGCAAATTTATGCGCAATGGCCAGTTGGTGCGCGAGTCCGAAAAAATACTATTTAA
- a CDS encoding DeoR/GlpR family DNA-binding transcription regulator: MSTENEVLNYSKEERKNHILKEINLHTRVSFETLSAKLGVSEDTVRRDINELDADALLIKVKGGAMTKGYHYSSSNQTYAVEAKQVIAQKAVGLLHDGMVLIVDGGTTIREFIRLIPNDLNLTVFTITALTAVQLLDKPNIKTIMIGGSISSYSQMCVSGEAFHQLANIKADLLVLGTNALDVDGGYSDSDWETVQVKKAMIQASKKTAVLTITEKLNTVLKMKIANLSELNYVITEEEPNHEKLQKYKSAVPSLIVI; this comes from the coding sequence ATGAGCACTGAAAATGAAGTTTTAAATTACAGTAAAGAAGAACGTAAAAATCATATTCTAAAAGAGATCAATTTGCACACACGTGTGAGTTTTGAAACTCTTTCTGCTAAACTTGGTGTTTCCGAAGATACTGTTCGCCGTGATATTAATGAACTTGACGCTGACGCACTTTTAATTAAAGTTAAAGGTGGCGCCATGACCAAAGGATATCACTATTCTTCATCGAACCAGACTTATGCAGTCGAAGCCAAACAGGTTATTGCTCAAAAAGCAGTTGGACTTCTTCATGACGGAATGGTTTTAATTGTTGATGGAGGAACTACCATTCGTGAATTCATCCGATTAATTCCAAACGATCTTAATTTAACTGTTTTTACGATTACGGCTTTAACAGCGGTTCAGCTTTTAGACAAACCCAATATTAAAACAATTATGATTGGCGGAAGCATTTCCTCTTACAGTCAGATGTGTGTGAGCGGAGAAGCTTTTCATCAATTGGCCAATATAAAAGCAGATCTTTTGGTTTTAGGAACAAATGCTTTAGACGTAGACGGCGGTTATTCAGATTCTGATTGGGAAACCGTTCAGGTAAAAAAAGCAATGATTCAAGCTTCTAAAAAAACGGCAGTTTTGACTATTACAGAAAAATTAAATACAGTTCTTAAAATGAAAATTGCTAATTTATCTGAACTGAATTATGTAATTACCGAAGAAGAACCCAATCACGAAAAATTACAGAAATACAAAAGCGCCGTTCCGAGTCTTATTGTGATCTAA
- a CDS encoding RidA family protein gives MSLNPQEKFESLGLSLPPAPQPLGIYKPYLLDGKYLYLSGHGPVQDDKSLIIGRIGEDMDIEAGKLAARQVGLTMLSTIITNFGSLSKVKRVIKVLGMVNCTSDFLKHPYVINGCSELFAEVWGQENGIGVRSAVGFGSLPDNIPVEVEALFELY, from the coding sequence ATGAGTTTAAATCCACAAGAAAAATTCGAAAGTCTAGGTTTGTCACTTCCCCCTGCTCCACAGCCTTTAGGAATTTACAAACCCTATTTACTAGACGGCAAATACTTGTATCTTTCAGGACATGGACCTGTACAAGACGATAAATCTTTAATTATCGGACGTATTGGAGAAGATATGGATATCGAGGCAGGAAAATTAGCAGCAAGGCAAGTTGGACTAACAATGCTTTCTACAATCATAACCAATTTTGGGAGCTTAAGTAAAGTAAAAAGAGTGATCAAAGTGCTCGGAATGGTAAATTGCACATCTGATTTCTTAAAACATCCTTATGTAATTAATGGATGCAGCGAATTATTTGCAGAAGTTTGGGGACAAGAAAACGGAATCGGAGTAAGAAGTGCAGTCGGATTTGGGTCGCTTCCTGATAATATTCCTGTAGAAGTTGAAGCGCTTTTTGAATTGTATTAA
- a CDS encoding Ig-like domain-containing protein: MLKNTLKYISFIILISMISCAKRGSITGGLKDTLAPVLVSSFPENYSTNFKGNTITLNFDEYIKLKNTNKQLIISPPFKNEPIITPTSVSKFIKIEIRDTLLPNTTYSLNFGQAIQDNNEANALNQFKYIFSTGSHIDSLKLNGRIKDSYEKYVDNFVSVMLYEVNDKFKDSVIYKEFPRYITNTLDSMRTFQFENLKEGKYLLVALKDKGTNNKFNPKDDKIGFLKQYITIPTDTVYELELFKEVLPLKAFKPIQASGNRVLLPYEGKQNFKNAKPNIVLKNGNEVLETIVTQFPKKDSLQVWFKPIKVDSLSMEVSKENYNKKFSFKIKALKKDTLNIKSVQNGLINFRERFTLESETPLVKFDKSKISLVNKDSTAVDFTTEYDEFDQKLYVDFKKEPLEKYNFTFLPGALTDFYEKSNDTLSIKLTTKEFEDYGNLVLNLRNVKRFPIIVEITNKKGDNVLASEYSEGETKIAFNLLVPEEFTVRIIYDDNKNKVYDTGNFLTKTYSEEVFYYQKGVDVRSNWDVEETIDLSVPFNPEVEKKQDDKKKKEAEKKRKAF, translated from the coding sequence ATGTTGAAAAACACTCTAAAATATATTTCTTTTATAATTTTAATCTCAATGATCAGCTGCGCTAAAAGAGGCAGTATTACAGGCGGTTTAAAAGACACTTTGGCTCCTGTTTTAGTATCGAGCTTTCCTGAAAACTACAGCACAAATTTTAAAGGAAATACTATTACTTTAAATTTCGATGAATATATTAAACTGAAAAATACCAATAAACAGTTAATTATTTCTCCTCCGTTTAAAAACGAACCTATTATTACTCCTACTTCTGTTAGTAAATTTATAAAGATTGAAATTCGAGATACTTTGCTGCCAAACACTACTTACAGTTTAAATTTTGGGCAAGCAATTCAGGACAACAACGAAGCAAATGCTTTAAATCAATTCAAGTATATTTTCTCGACTGGTTCGCATATTGATTCGCTTAAACTGAACGGAAGAATTAAAGATTCTTATGAAAAATATGTAGACAATTTTGTTTCGGTAATGCTTTACGAAGTAAACGACAAGTTTAAAGATTCTGTTATTTACAAAGAATTTCCGCGCTACATTACCAACACTTTGGACAGTATGAGAACTTTCCAATTTGAAAATCTTAAAGAAGGAAAATATCTTTTGGTTGCATTAAAAGACAAGGGAACCAATAATAAATTTAATCCAAAAGATGATAAAATTGGGTTTTTAAAACAATACATTACGATTCCAACAGATACTGTTTACGAGTTAGAATTATTTAAGGAAGTGCTGCCTTTAAAAGCATTTAAACCAATTCAAGCTTCTGGAAACAGAGTATTACTGCCATACGAAGGAAAACAGAATTTTAAAAATGCTAAACCAAATATTGTTCTTAAAAACGGAAACGAAGTACTGGAAACAATCGTAACGCAATTCCCTAAAAAAGATTCGCTTCAGGTTTGGTTTAAACCTATAAAAGTCGACTCGTTATCTATGGAAGTATCAAAAGAAAATTACAACAAAAAGTTTTCTTTTAAAATTAAAGCACTAAAAAAAGATACTTTAAATATTAAGTCTGTACAAAATGGCCTGATTAATTTTAGAGAGCGTTTTACATTGGAATCAGAAACTCCATTGGTAAAATTTGATAAATCTAAAATTTCATTGGTTAATAAAGATTCTACAGCTGTTGATTTTACAACAGAATATGATGAATTTGACCAAAAGTTATATGTTGATTTTAAGAAAGAGCCTTTAGAAAAATACAATTTCACGTTTCTGCCAGGCGCTTTGACTGATTTTTACGAAAAATCAAACGACACTTTATCTATAAAATTAACCACTAAGGAATTTGAAGATTACGGAAATCTGGTATTGAATTTACGAAATGTAAAACGTTTTCCAATCATTGTTGAAATCACTAATAAAAAAGGAGACAATGTACTGGCAAGCGAATATTCCGAAGGAGAAACCAAAATCGCATTTAATCTGCTGGTTCCAGAGGAATTTACTGTTCGTATTATTTATGACGACAACAAAAATAAAGTTTACGACACTGGAAACTTCTTAACCAAAACCTACTCTGAGGAAGTGTTTTATTACCAGAAAGGCGTAGATGTCCGGTCTAATTGGGATGTAGAAGAAACTATTGATCTTAGTGTTCCTTTTAATCCAGAAGTCGAGAAAAAACAAGACGATAAAAAGAAAAAAGAAGCAGAAAAGAAACGGAAAGCGTTCTAG
- a CDS encoding GntP family permease, with protein MSILILTACIIFLILQIAWFKINPFIAFIITSLLAALFLGLPIETISPVLQKGLGEMLGSITLIIVFGTCIGKLAVSSGAAKVIAKTVMNWTGRKYVRLGLMITGFIIGIPLFYSVGFVLLVPLIFSVAHQFKLSKVYLGIPMLASLSVAHGFLPPHPSPMALSSILKADIGLVLIYGIIIAIPTILIAGLWFSTRFKNIKTESDHEILNVEEITNEGKLPSFGLSLFSALFPVFGLTITSLLPLISNNAKLISICKIIGDPSIIMLLSLLLCTYTLGIKMNRSMSSVMDDYTQAIKDVALIVLIVGGAGCLKEVMIVSGVNETIVATLNQVNIHPFLLAWSMAAIIRVCVGSATAAGLMTASVLLPLLKANDLDPNLFVLSVGAGSLMCSHVNDPSFWMFKEYFNISLKDTFKSWTVMESLVSVLGIVFIFILNALIH; from the coding sequence ATGAGCATTCTTATACTCACAGCTTGCATTATTTTCTTGATTTTACAGATTGCTTGGTTTAAAATTAATCCGTTTATTGCCTTTATAATTACTTCACTTTTAGCCGCACTTTTTCTCGGTCTGCCCATCGAAACTATTTCACCTGTTTTACAAAAAGGTCTTGGTGAAATGCTTGGTTCCATAACATTAATTATTGTTTTCGGAACTTGCATTGGGAAACTTGCCGTTTCATCTGGAGCTGCGAAAGTAATTGCTAAGACGGTAATGAATTGGACAGGCAGAAAGTATGTTCGTTTAGGATTAATGATTACGGGTTTCATAATTGGAATTCCGCTTTTTTACAGCGTTGGTTTTGTTCTTTTGGTCCCGCTTATTTTTTCTGTCGCGCATCAATTTAAATTATCAAAAGTTTATTTAGGAATTCCAATGCTCGCTTCGCTTTCTGTTGCGCACGGTTTTCTTCCTCCCCATCCTTCGCCAATGGCATTAAGCAGTATTTTAAAAGCAGATATTGGCTTGGTTTTAATCTACGGAATCATAATTGCAATTCCGACCATCTTAATTGCTGGTTTATGGTTTTCAACTCGTTTTAAAAACATTAAAACAGAATCTGATCACGAAATTCTAAATGTTGAAGAAATAACGAACGAAGGCAAACTTCCAAGTTTTGGCTTGAGTTTATTCTCTGCCTTATTTCCCGTTTTCGGATTAACAATTACTTCTTTGCTTCCGTTAATTTCAAATAATGCGAAATTAATCTCAATATGTAAAATCATTGGAGACCCAAGCATAATTATGCTGCTTTCACTGCTTCTTTGCACCTATACTTTAGGAATTAAAATGAATAGAAGCATGTCTTCTGTAATGGATGATTATACACAGGCCATCAAAGACGTTGCTTTAATTGTGCTGATTGTTGGCGGTGCCGGCTGTCTCAAAGAAGTTATGATTGTAAGCGGAGTAAATGAAACTATCGTCGCCACATTAAACCAAGTTAATATTCACCCCTTCTTATTAGCTTGGTCTATGGCGGCGATTATTCGTGTTTGTGTGGGTTCTGCAACAGCTGCAGGATTAATGACTGCGAGCGTTTTATTACCTTTACTAAAAGCTAATGATCTCGACCCCAACCTCTTTGTACTTTCTGTTGGTGCTGGAAGTTTAATGTGTTCGCATGTAAACGATCCGAGTTTCTGGATGTTCAAAGAATATTTCAACATTAGTCTAAAAGACACTTTTAAATCCTGGACCGTAATGGAATCTTTGGTTTCTGTTTTAGGAATTGTATTTATTTTTATTTTAAACGCTTTAATACATTAA
- a CDS encoding succinate dehydrogenase/fumarate reductase iron-sulfur subunit, translating into MKLTLKIWRQKNAQDKGGIVEYPIDGIEPDMSFLEMLDVLNEQLINRGEEPVAFDHDCREGICGMCSLFINGEAHGPDRGVTTCQLHMRMFKDGDTIFIEPFRAKAFPVIKDLVVDRSSFDRIQHAGGFISVNTSGNTIDANTIPVNKDDADKSFDAAACIGCGACVATCKNSSAMLFVAAKVSQYALLPQGKVEAVDRVLNMVHQMDHEGFGNCTNTGACEIECPKGISLENIARMNREYLAASLKG; encoded by the coding sequence ATGAAACTTACATTAAAAATATGGCGTCAAAAAAACGCCCAAGATAAAGGGGGAATCGTTGAATACCCAATCGACGGAATCGAACCAGATATGTCTTTCCTTGAAATGCTTGATGTTCTTAACGAACAATTGATCAATAGAGGAGAAGAGCCTGTAGCATTTGACCACGATTGTCGTGAAGGAATCTGCGGAATGTGTTCATTATTCATTAATGGAGAAGCACATGGACCAGACAGAGGTGTTACAACTTGTCAATTACACATGCGTATGTTTAAAGATGGAGATACAATTTTTATCGAGCCATTTAGAGCAAAAGCTTTCCCTGTAATTAAAGATTTAGTTGTTGATAGAAGTTCTTTTGACAGAATTCAACACGCAGGAGGATTTATCTCGGTAAACACTTCAGGAAATACAATTGATGCAAATACAATTCCGGTTAACAAAGACGATGCAGACAAATCATTCGATGCTGCAGCATGTATTGGTTGTGGAGCATGTGTTGCAACTTGTAAAAACTCATCGGCTATGTTATTCGTTGCTGCGAAAGTTTCTCAATATGCACTATTGCCACAAGGTAAAGTTGAAGCAGTTGACCGTGTTTTAAACATGGTTCACCAAATGGATCACGAAGGTTTTGGTAACTGTACTAACACAGGAGCTTGTGAAATCGAATGTCCAAAAGGAATTTCTCTTGAAAATATCGCACGTATGAACCGTGAGTATTTAGCAGCAAGTTTGAAAGGATAA
- a CDS encoding amidohydrolase — MKIALIQSDLTWENAAVNRENFDLKINEINSEVNLIVLPEMFSTGFTMNAAEAAETMNGETIEWMKLKAKQKNAAITGSIIITENGSFYNRMFFVFPSGDFQYYDKRHLFSLAGEDEFYTAGTQKVIVNYLDWKICLQICYDLRFPVFARNVENYDLLLYVANWPKVRVNAWDTLLNARAIENLSYVAGVNRIGFDDNNFEHNGHTQLIDFLGNYIIKPQETTGVFVAELDKNIMLETRRKLNFLGDRDTFEIKI, encoded by the coding sequence ATGAAAATTGCTTTAATCCAATCTGATCTTACCTGGGAAAATGCGGCTGTCAACCGAGAAAATTTTGATCTCAAAATCAATGAAATCAATTCTGAAGTAAATTTGATCGTACTTCCAGAAATGTTTTCAACGGGATTTACCATGAATGCTGCGGAGGCTGCAGAAACCATGAACGGTGAAACCATTGAATGGATGAAATTAAAAGCGAAACAAAAAAACGCTGCAATAACAGGAAGTATAATTATTACAGAAAACGGTTCATTTTATAACCGAATGTTTTTTGTTTTTCCGTCAGGAGATTTTCAATATTATGATAAAAGACATTTGTTTTCGCTGGCGGGAGAAGACGAGTTTTACACTGCCGGCACTCAGAAAGTAATTGTTAACTATTTAGATTGGAAAATTTGTCTTCAAATTTGTTATGATCTGCGTTTTCCTGTTTTTGCTAGAAATGTCGAAAACTATGATCTTCTGTTGTATGTTGCCAATTGGCCAAAAGTTAGAGTAAATGCTTGGGACACTCTGTTAAATGCGCGTGCCATCGAAAATTTAAGTTATGTAGCCGGTGTAAATAGGATAGGTTTTGATGATAATAATTTTGAGCACAACGGACACACGCAGCTAATTGATTTTTTGGGAAATTATATAATAAAGCCACAAGAAACAACAGGTGTTTTTGTGGCTGAATTGGATAAAAATATAATGTTGGAAACCAGAAGAAAACTTAATTTTCTAGGTGACCGCGATACTTTCGAAATTAAAATCTAG
- a CDS encoding family 20 glycosylhydrolase has translation MKKFLFLFFALSFLNGKAQNSQQNISIIPAPNLYKLTGDSIWINGKVQVNFKNKNYSEKELKSAKILESALNAKANSKKSNLKIEFDSSKNLSSKEGYKIEITSNKITITGQEEGLFYAVQSLLQLLPNKISKEIKLPCLIIEDQPRYSYRGLHLDVCRHFFSVAVIKDFIRQMSSYKLNNFHWHLTDDQGWRIEIKKYPKLTDIGTKRAQTLVGNKFERTPFFFDGNPYGGFYTQEEIKDVVKFAQENYVNVIPEIEMPGHASAAVTAYPNLACFPDRNYKVVESWGIFEDVFCAGKEETFTFLEDVLTEVMALFPSKNIHVGGDECPKTRWKICPNCQKRIKDLGLKDEHELQSYFIKRIEKFLNANGRQIFGWDEILEGGLAPNAAVMSWRGESGGIHAAKLKHPVVMTPEGTVYFDYNQGYSPNEPLTVGRLSTLEKVYNYNPTPVDSLTVEEQKYIIGVQANLWSEYLTSPAKLNYMLYPRIFALAEIAWTETPNKNYSHFIQNQLPHHLEKLELENRLYKVPTPFGAEETALIASKYILDLKPTIKNGKIFYTIDGYNPDETAELYQNPVTINIPKGEYRIIKTIQISESGKRSSINKIIVRNPDLKSALAIQPKKNGLQYEYYTGTFKQVLDLELSKPAATGIFEGKISVEKWKTKLERYIGLKFNGYMFIPETGNYTFSTLSDDGSKLFIDNELIVDNDGIHWANEAYGVVKLEKGFHKINISYFDLTGGTILNCFIQKEGKNKEEITASQLFYE, from the coding sequence ATGAAAAAATTCCTTTTTTTATTTTTTGCTCTTTCTTTTTTAAATGGAAAAGCACAAAACTCCCAACAAAACATTTCTATTATTCCTGCTCCAAATTTGTACAAATTAACTGGAGACAGCATTTGGATAAATGGAAAAGTTCAAGTTAATTTTAAAAACAAAAATTATAGTGAAAAGGAATTAAAATCGGCTAAAATTTTAGAATCAGCATTGAATGCAAAAGCCAATTCGAAAAAATCGAATCTAAAAATTGAATTTGATTCCAGCAAAAATCTTTCGTCAAAAGAAGGATATAAAATTGAAATTACTTCGAATAAAATTACAATTACGGGTCAAGAAGAAGGACTTTTTTATGCCGTTCAATCTTTATTGCAGCTTCTTCCAAACAAAATTTCAAAAGAAATCAAACTTCCTTGTCTAATTATTGAAGATCAACCCCGATATTCTTACCGAGGCCTGCATTTAGACGTCTGCCGTCATTTTTTCTCTGTTGCTGTCATAAAAGATTTTATCAGACAAATGTCTAGCTATAAATTAAATAATTTTCATTGGCATTTAACTGACGATCAGGGATGGAGAATAGAAATAAAAAAATATCCAAAACTAACCGACATAGGTACAAAAAGAGCTCAGACTTTAGTTGGAAATAAATTCGAAAGAACTCCTTTTTTCTTTGACGGAAATCCATACGGAGGATTTTACACTCAGGAAGAAATTAAAGATGTTGTCAAATTTGCCCAAGAAAATTACGTAAATGTTATTCCAGAAATCGAAATGCCAGGACATGCTTCGGCGGCGGTTACAGCTTATCCAAATTTGGCTTGTTTCCCTGATCGCAATTATAAGGTTGTAGAATCTTGGGGCATTTTTGAAGATGTTTTCTGCGCAGGAAAAGAGGAAACTTTTACATTCTTAGAAGATGTTTTAACTGAAGTTATGGCATTATTTCCAAGTAAAAACATTCATGTTGGCGGAGATGAATGTCCAAAAACAAGATGGAAAATTTGTCCAAATTGTCAAAAACGAATCAAAGATTTAGGTTTAAAAGACGAGCATGAACTGCAAAGTTATTTCATTAAAAGAATTGAAAAATTCCTGAATGCTAATGGAAGACAGATTTTTGGCTGGGATGAAATTCTCGAAGGAGGATTGGCTCCAAACGCGGCGGTGATGTCTTGGAGAGGAGAATCTGGCGGAATTCATGCCGCAAAACTGAAACATCCTGTTGTGATGACTCCAGAAGGCACGGTTTATTTTGATTACAATCAAGGTTATTCACCAAACGAACCTCTTACAGTGGGAAGATTGAGTACTTTAGAAAAAGTATACAACTACAACCCAACTCCGGTTGACAGTTTAACGGTTGAAGAACAAAAATATATTATTGGAGTTCAGGCAAATCTTTGGTCAGAATATTTAACCAGTCCTGCGAAATTAAACTACATGCTTTACCCTAGAATTTTCGCTTTGGCTGAAATAGCATGGACAGAAACTCCAAATAAAAATTACAGTCATTTTATTCAAAATCAACTTCCGCATCATTTAGAAAAACTAGAATTAGAAAATCGATTATATAAAGTTCCGACGCCATTTGGCGCAGAAGAAACAGCTTTAATTGCATCAAAATATATTTTAGATTTAAAACCAACTATAAAAAACGGAAAGATCTTTTATACAATTGACGGTTATAATCCTGATGAAACGGCAGAATTGTATCAAAATCCAGTGACGATAAATATTCCAAAAGGAGAATATCGAATCATCAAAACGATTCAAATCAGCGAAAGCGGCAAAAGAAGTTCTATTAATAAAATCATAGTTCGAAATCCAGATTTGAAATCAGCCTTGGCCATTCAGCCTAAGAAAAATGGATTGCAATATGAATATTATACAGGAACATTTAAACAAGTGCTGGATTTGGAACTTTCAAAACCTGCAGCGACAGGAATTTTTGAAGGCAAAATCAGCGTTGAAAAATGGAAAACAAAATTAGAACGTTATATCGGCTTAAAATTTAACGGATACATGTTTATACCTGAAACTGGAAACTATACTTTTTCGACCCTTTCAGACGACGGATCAAAGCTTTTTATAGACAATGAATTAATTGTTGATAATGACGGCATTCATTGGGCAAATGAAGCTTACGGAGTGGTTAAACTAGAAAAAGGTTTTCATAAAATCAACATCAGTTATTTTGACTTAACCGGCGGTACAATTTTAAATTGTTTTATTCAAAAAGAAGGGAAAAACAAAGAAGAAATTACAGCATCGCAGTTATTTTATGAATAA